TGATAAAGGACAATTTAATTTTGATTACAAATTAAAGAAGGGTGTTTGTAAAATATTGAATGCTACTGAGCTTATGAAAAAAATGGGAGTTAAGGTTTGATACAATGATTTAATGATTTAATGATACAATGGTGTAATGATACAATTATGTAAGCTCCAAAATAGCTTTATCTAGGTTCGCTGAATTTCAATCATTTAATAAAATAATAAAGTCAAATTCCAATGACAGTTCATAGTAACATTACCTAACAAATTCAAACTCAGCAACTTTTTTATTTCCACAATTATCTTTTACAACAACTTTTAAACTGTGTTTTCCGCTTGATGTTCTGCTATCAAATTTATGTTTTAAAAGATTGTATTTTGCATCATATTCCATCAAAACCCACTTGCCGTCAATATATCCATTGTATGAACTTATCCCCGATTGCTTGTCATAAATTTTTAACTTTAGTTCCTTTTTTGATGAAACATAACTTCCATTTTTAAAATTTAATGCTTTAATAACTGCATCAACAGAATCCACAACAACACAAAAAGTTCCAAATTCACGAACCTTAGTTTCTATCCATCCATTTTCTAATTTACCACCCAAATAGCTAAAAGAATTTTTCCCGTATTTTACAGCTATGTAGGCTTTGTCTTTATATTTCTCAGGGAGATTCTGCGTTTTTATTTTTAAAATATATCTTTTATGAACAGGAACATCATTTTTGTGAATTATATGTAGTTTTGAATAAGTGTTACTATTCCCTTCTTTTGGACGATATTTAAATTTCAAATCATCATAAAAAGTATTTGGGAAAGCAAATAAATTTATCTCATCATCATAAAAATAATTTGCTTCCTTAACGCTAAATATTTTCCTGTAACTTTCATCATTTAAGTTCTTCGTATTACTTTTCAATTCTTCGCCACTTATTTTAAATTTAAGCACCGACATATTTCCCGAAAAATCTTTAACAAAAATATTTATTTGATTTTCTTTTCCAAATTCAGTAATTATTTCCCCATTATTATTTATTGTTTCGTAAAATGGTAATTTGTTATTTGGTAACAAAAACAATCTTTGAATTTTTTTCTTTTTATGCACTTTTTCAGCGTAGTCAATATGAGCATTTATATACCTTGAATTTGCAAAACTGAAAGTATTAAATTTCTCTTCAAAAATATTTTCATCATTTACTTTTAGCAAAATATTATAAACCCCCAAAGTACTGTATGAATTATTCATTTTGTCATAAGTCTCAATGCCAAGTTTAAAAGCACCATTTACAGAAATATTTTTTACTCCTCTTAAAATATAATTTCCATTACTTTTTGAAAGCCGTAACACAAACTCATCATGATAAAATTTTGAATAAGTTGAATTTTTTCCATAATAAGTAACTTTTACAACAAAACTCTCGTTAACAGGATAAAGCTTTATCCTCCTTATTTCAGGCTTTATCTCGTCAGTTATTTTCAATCCGAAATACAAAGGATTTATTGGCCATTCCGATTTTGTATCTCTGATTTCAAAATGAAGATGTGGACCGCGTGAACTACCTGAATTTCCTGATAAACCAATCAACTCACCTTTTTTAAAAACAAATTTATTCTTTGAAGGATAAAGTTGAATAGCGTATTTCTTTTTGTGATATTGATTCTTTTTTACAAAGCTTTCAATATCATCGCTAAACTTTGAAAGATGAGCATAAACAGAGGTAAATCCATTTGGATGATTTATGTACAAAGCATTTCCAAAACCGTAAGGAGAAACTCTTATCCTTGAAACATATCCATCCGCAACAGCAACAATCTTTAATCCCTGCTGTCCATTGGTTTTTATATCAATTCCCGAATGAAAATGATTTGTTCGTAACTCGCTAAAAGAACCTGAAAGATAAATTGGTATTTTTACAGGACTACGAAAATAATCTTTTGGATATTCTTGTGCTGAAATAGAATTTAATGCAAAAATAAATATAAAAAATATAATTAATTTCAATTCTGATTTGCAAATGTTCATTACTTAACCTTTAGCTCAAATAATTTATTAGTTTCTAAAAAACCTTTTAAAACATCATTTTTTTCAACCTTGGCAACACCTTGGGGAGTACCTGTAAAAATTAAATCTCCGGGCTTTAAAGTAAAATATTTTGAAATGTACGAAATGATAAAAGCAAAGTCAAAAATCATTTCCTTAGTACTTCCCTTTTGTACAACTAAAGAATTTTTTGTTAAAGAAAAATTAATATCCTTTAAATCAAAAATTGTTTTTTTTGACACAAAATCCCCAACAACAGCCGCACCATCAAATGCTTTGGAAATTTCCCAACTTAAGCTTTTCTCTTTCAATTCATCTTGAATATCTCGAGCTGTAAAATCAATTCCCACACTTAATTCATTAAAATAATTTAATGCTTCTTCCTTCTTAATATTTTTCCCTTCTTTACTGATTTTTAAAACAATTTCTATTTCGTGATGAATATTTTTTGAAAAATCGGGAATTTTAAAATCATCGTTTTTGTCTAATAAAGCAGTATCGGGTTTTAAAAATATAGCAGGTTTTTTTGCTACAACATTCTTTAACTCCTCAACATGCTTCACATAATTTCTTCCAATGCAGATTATCTTCATTATTTTAACTATTAATTAGCTCTCAAATTTAGAAATTTCATTTTTAACAAAATCA
The DNA window shown above is from Bacteroidota bacterium and carries:
- a CDS encoding M23 family metallopeptidase; its protein translation is MNICKSELKLIIFFIFIFALNSISAQEYPKDYFRSPVKIPIYLSGSFSELRTNHFHSGIDIKTNGQQGLKIVAVADGYVSRIRVSPYGFGNALYINHPNGFTSVYAHLSKFSDDIESFVKKNQYHKKKYAIQLYPSKNKFVFKKGELIGLSGNSGSSRGPHLHFEIRDTKSEWPINPLYFGLKITDEIKPEIRRIKLYPVNESFVVKVTYYGKNSTYSKFYHDEFVLRLSKSNGNYILRGVKNISVNGAFKLGIETYDKMNNSYSTLGVYNILLKVNDENIFEEKFNTFSFANSRYINAHIDYAEKVHKKKKIQRLFLLPNNKLPFYETINNNGEIITEFGKENQINIFVKDFSGNMSVLKFKISGEELKSNTKNLNDESYRKIFSVKEANYFYDDEINLFAFPNTFYDDLKFKYRPKEGNSNTYSKLHIIHKNDVPVHKRYILKIKTQNLPEKYKDKAYIAVKYGKNSFSYLGGKLENGWIETKVREFGTFCVVVDSVDAVIKALNFKNGSYVSSKKELKLKIYDKQSGISSYNGYIDGKWVLMEYDAKYNLLKHKFDSRTSSGKHSLKVVVKDNCGNKKVAEFEFVR
- a CDS encoding fumarylacetoacetate hydrolase family protein, which gives rise to MKIICIGRNYVKHVEELKNVVAKKPAIFLKPDTALLDKNDDFKIPDFSKNIHHEIEIVLKISKEGKNIKKEEALNYFNELSVGIDFTARDIQDELKEKSLSWEISKAFDGAAVVGDFVSKKTIFDLKDINFSLTKNSLVVQKGSTKEMIFDFAFIISYISKYFTLKPGDLIFTGTPQGVAKVEKNDVLKGFLETNKLFELKVK